A genomic segment from Cyanobium sp. NIES-981 encodes:
- the purB gene encoding adenylosuccinate lyase, producing MIERYTLPEMGAIWSEEAKFQSWLDVEIAATEANSELGHVPAEAVDTIRRKARFEVRRILEIEAEVRHDVIAFLTNVNEHVGDAGRYIHVGMTSSDVLDTGLALQMKASVQLLRDELDKLADALRALARAHKDTVMIGRSHAIHGEPITFGFKVAGWLAETLRNQERLERLEAVVSVGQISGAMGTYANTDPRVEAMACARLGLVPDTASTQVIARDRHAEYVQTLALVGAALERFSTEIRNLQRTDVLEVEENFAKGQKGSSAMPHKRNPIRSERISGLARVLRSYTVAALENCALWHERDISHSSVERMMLPDCSATLHFMLREMTDVVRGLGIYPENMTRNMNVYGGVVFSQRVLLALVESGLRREEAYRIVQHHAHAAWNRDGGDFRAALEADPSVTERLDPGKLAECFSTEVHRANLPVIWERLGLAE from the coding sequence TTGATCGAGCGTTACACCCTGCCCGAAATGGGCGCCATCTGGAGCGAAGAAGCCAAATTCCAGAGCTGGCTGGACGTGGAGATCGCGGCCACCGAGGCCAACAGCGAGCTCGGCCACGTGCCGGCCGAGGCTGTGGACACCATCCGGAGGAAGGCTCGTTTCGAGGTGCGGCGGATCCTCGAGATCGAGGCCGAGGTGCGTCACGACGTGATCGCCTTCCTCACCAATGTGAACGAGCATGTCGGGGACGCAGGGCGCTACATCCACGTCGGCATGACCAGCTCCGATGTGCTCGACACCGGCCTCGCCCTGCAGATGAAGGCCTCGGTTCAGCTGCTGCGTGACGAGCTGGACAAGCTGGCTGACGCTCTGCGCGCGCTGGCCCGGGCCCACAAGGACACCGTGATGATCGGACGGTCCCATGCCATCCATGGGGAGCCCATCACCTTCGGCTTCAAAGTGGCGGGCTGGCTGGCCGAGACCCTTCGCAACCAGGAACGGCTCGAGCGGCTCGAGGCGGTGGTGAGTGTGGGTCAGATCAGTGGGGCCATGGGCACCTATGCCAACACCGATCCACGGGTTGAAGCCATGGCCTGTGCACGTCTGGGCCTGGTGCCGGACACGGCCAGCACCCAGGTGATCGCCCGCGATCGCCACGCGGAATATGTCCAGACCCTTGCCCTGGTGGGTGCGGCCCTGGAGCGATTTTCCACCGAAATCCGCAATCTGCAGCGCACCGACGTGCTGGAAGTGGAGGAAAACTTCGCCAAGGGGCAGAAGGGAAGCTCCGCCATGCCCCACAAGCGCAACCCGATCCGCAGCGAGCGGATCAGCGGCCTGGCGCGGGTGCTGCGCAGCTACACCGTGGCGGCACTGGAGAATTGTGCCCTGTGGCATGAGCGCGACATCAGCCACAGTTCGGTGGAGCGGATGATGCTGCCGGACTGCTCCGCCACGCTGCACTTCATGCTGCGGGAGATGACTGACGTGGTGAGGGGTCTGGGGATCTATCCCGAAAACATGACCCGGAACATGAACGTGTACGGGGGCGTGGTCTTCAGCCAGCGGGTTCTGCTGGCCTTGGTGGAATCAGGGCTGCGTCGCGAAGAGGCCTACCGCATCGTCCAGCACCACGCGCACGCGGCCTGGAACCGGGACGGTGGCGATTTTCGTGCCGCGCTCGAGGCGGACCCCAGCGTGACCGAGAGGCTCGATCCGGGCAAACTGGCCGAATGCTTCTCCACGGAGGTGCACCGGGCCAACCTCCCGGTGATCTGGGAGCGACTCGGGCTTGCGGAGTGA
- a CDS encoding sulfotransferase family protein, protein MIKTFVLRPSNQGQKVCRRFLKGLGLAVTEASPDSDRATGHDVFMGSDLTARYRNLSTEFPGCRFLLLEPSNQENQVRNQDDRDRTLALNTFCQEVEAFFADQPERLLKVRMPSPEARVALRHFLGLEEPTALPVSVSGKAARRARRLRRRRAGTKVFCIGFHKTGTTSLERALEYLGYRVVGRKRLRNTRTIEGLFTSCCELVPRYNAFQDNPWPIFYKELDAKYPGSKFILTHRPAEAWLRSQVKHFGRKCSRMRELIYGVGCPEGHESIFLDRYQQHNAEVRAYFRHRPSDLLEIDLTAGEGWDKLCPFLGHPVPSVPFPRSNTAQDRQQRIELRSLTDAAPPRQT, encoded by the coding sequence ATGATCAAGACATTTGTGTTGCGGCCCTCCAACCAGGGCCAGAAAGTCTGTCGTAGATTCCTGAAGGGTCTCGGACTGGCTGTCACCGAGGCTTCACCAGACTCCGACAGGGCCACGGGTCACGATGTCTTCATGGGCTCGGATCTGACGGCACGCTATCGGAACCTGTCCACGGAGTTTCCCGGCTGTCGGTTCCTTCTGCTGGAGCCCTCGAACCAGGAGAATCAGGTACGCAACCAGGACGATCGCGATCGCACCCTGGCGCTGAACACCTTTTGCCAGGAGGTGGAGGCTTTCTTTGCAGATCAACCGGAAAGGTTGCTCAAGGTGAGGATGCCAAGCCCCGAGGCCAGGGTGGCCTTGCGACACTTTCTAGGCCTTGAGGAACCCACGGCACTGCCAGTGAGCGTCAGCGGAAAAGCTGCCAGGCGCGCACGACGACTACGCCGCAGGCGTGCCGGCACGAAGGTGTTCTGCATCGGATTTCACAAGACCGGCACCACGAGTCTGGAGCGGGCCCTGGAATATCTGGGTTACCGCGTGGTTGGGCGAAAACGTCTCAGGAATACCCGCACAATCGAGGGCCTGTTCACGTCTTGCTGTGAACTGGTGCCGAGATACAATGCCTTTCAGGATAACCCTTGGCCCATCTTCTACAAGGAACTCGACGCCAAGTACCCCGGTAGCAAATTTATCCTGACCCACCGACCAGCCGAGGCCTGGCTTCGCAGCCAGGTGAAGCACTTTGGCAGGAAGTGTTCACGCATGAGGGAGTTGATCTATGGGGTCGGTTGTCCCGAAGGCCACGAATCCATCTTTCTCGATCGGTACCAGCAGCACAATGCGGAGGTCAGGGCGTACTTCAGGCACCGGCCCTCGGATCTGCTGGAGATTGACCTCACTGCCGGCGAGGGCTGGGACAAGCTCTGCCCTTTCCTGGGGCACCCTGTTCCCAGCGTCCCCTTCCCACGTTCCAACACGGCCCAGGACCGTCAACAACGCATCGAGCTCCGTAGCCTCACAGACGCTGCTCCACCTCGCCAGACGTAA
- a CDS encoding GDP-L-fucose synthase — protein sequence MTVMESLRPLIQPSDRIFVAGHRGMAGSAICRSLLRQGYGNLLTVTRSELDLTDSAAVGSWFSHQRPDVVVLAAAKVGGILANATYPADFLLENLKIQNNVIESAWRCSARRLLFLGSSCIYPKFATQPIREEELLQGGLEPTNEWYAIAKITGIKLCEALRQQHGFDAISLMPTNLYGPGDNYHPQNSHVLPALIRRFHEAKMRGMSSLTCWGSGTPRREFLHVDDLADAAVHCLRCWDPSQADSPRRTDGQPLTFLNVGSGTDLTIAELAGLVADAVGYGGEIQWDTSKPDGTPRKWLDVSRLTQLGWQPRISLQDGLRQVVQAFTSGEVEQRL from the coding sequence ATGACCGTGATGGAGTCGCTCCGGCCATTGATCCAGCCGAGCGATCGGATCTTCGTCGCCGGCCATCGCGGCATGGCCGGCAGCGCCATCTGCCGTTCGTTGTTGCGCCAGGGCTATGGCAACCTGCTGACCGTTACGCGGTCGGAGCTCGACCTCACCGATTCGGCGGCTGTGGGCAGCTGGTTCAGCCACCAGCGCCCCGATGTTGTGGTGCTGGCGGCAGCCAAGGTGGGGGGAATCCTGGCCAATGCAACCTACCCCGCTGATTTTCTGCTGGAGAACCTCAAGATCCAGAACAATGTGATCGAGAGTGCCTGGCGTTGTTCTGCACGCCGGCTGCTCTTTCTGGGCAGCAGTTGTATTTATCCAAAGTTCGCGACCCAGCCCATCAGGGAGGAGGAACTCTTGCAGGGTGGGCTTGAACCCACCAACGAGTGGTATGCCATTGCAAAGATCACTGGCATCAAGCTCTGTGAGGCGCTGCGCCAGCAACACGGCTTTGACGCCATCAGTCTGATGCCAACCAACCTCTACGGCCCCGGTGATAACTACCATCCGCAGAACAGTCATGTACTCCCAGCCCTGATCCGCCGTTTCCACGAAGCCAAGATGCGGGGAATGTCTTCCCTGACGTGCTGGGGATCAGGAACGCCCAGGCGTGAGTTCCTCCACGTGGACGATCTGGCGGATGCCGCCGTGCACTGCCTGCGTTGCTGGGATCCCAGCCAGGCGGACTCGCCACGCCGGACGGATGGTCAACCCCTCACGTTTCTCAACGTCGGCAGCGGCACTGATCTCACCATCGCGGAACTCGCCGGACTCGTTGCGGATGCCGTGGGGTACGGAGGAGAGATCCAATGGGACACCAGCAAGCCGGATGGCACCCCTCGGAAATGGCTGGATGTGAGCCGCCTGACCCAGCTCGGCTGGCAGCCCAGAATTTCTCTCCAGGACGGCCTGAGGCAGGTGGTCCAGGCGTTTACGTCTGGCGAGGTGGAGCAGCGTCTGTGA